Proteins from one Naumovozyma castellii chromosome 3, complete genome genomic window:
- the MSH4 gene encoding MutS family protein MSH4 (ancestral locus Anc_8.73), with protein MDSSDISSFIVANCFDQESFNNHGGLLATGKKSKGSSNSTSMEEPIRNQKSSYFDCDTNRNYLKNNKRRCVSSLSDVQSRLTSVLPTRGTPNTSTIRNLTNLPDRTICCIYHIPKDVDTRVGLCFLKYTTGEMILSEFMDSQIFIRTMHKIHIYQPTEIILPSSSLFPTVSKLATIIKLNISETVKISEASSKYFNSQDGISVIKNYVIDKDREKTIIEELIDKSYALSASAASIAYTDDLIAKSSNDALFNFRKLRIRYEGTENTMLIDPKTINGLELVENIIDKRGMSFWKFLNTTCTKMGERSLRNNILQPLTDEKSIIMRQEAVKELQGDEKLLEQLRKHMKVYQDLDRIFVKLLSVNHNAIKAEQKINYVILLKDSLITTQRLKAILEPIEFESRLLQEVKKIFFNESITEIEQCINKYINEDCIWASSNLELKNQQTYAVNDSANSLLEISRQLYKNLMNDIMEEIEGLSKEFDLPLDYSFDSNRGFFLKIKKGEINDLNSLPNEFINKISKKNFIECCTLNIMKMNVRLKEIILEISSISEQVVLELLNEVVKYLSILFMISEAVSILDLLCSFAFKSFKENYCFPKFSTNLFLRQSRHPILETLIKGFVPNDIVSTKTSSAVQIITGCNRSGKSVYLKQLPLLCIMSQIGSPVPAESAIVPIYKKVHARVCNDTMEMNSSTFSFEMKEMAYFLDDTDQDTLLIIDELGRGSSIGDGFSISLAITEHLIGTKGTVLLSTHFEAIPSILVTRPNVLHLHMQSRNLPDNSIRMSYTVGGHASNIVNNAIKMVSPYFDPHIIEKAYIISVLLKKIEDGSTRGTLTDIERKENLETSKQMKKIHIIVEVLKEVMTGNEPISLASLKAIQTDFIDTFRE; from the coding sequence ATGGATAGCTCAGATATATCGAGTTTTATTGTTGCGAACTGTTTTGATCAAGAGTCGTTCAATAACCATGGTGGTTTGTTAGCAACTGGGAAAAAAAGCAAAggttcttccaattcaacCAGTATGGAGGAACCCATCCGAAACCAAAAATCTTCCTATTTTGACTGTGATACCAATAGAAATTATCttaaaaataacaaaagaagatgcGTCTCTTCTCTATCTGACGTTCAATCAAGGTTAACTTCGGTTTTACCCACGAGAGGAACACCAAACACCAGTACAATCAGAAATCTCACGAATTTACCAGATCGTACCATATGCTGTATTTACCATATTCCAAAAGATGTGGATACCAGGGTAGGTCTCTGCTTTTTGAAATATACTACGGGCGAAATGATTCTTTCTGAATTTATGGATTcccaaatatttattagaACTATGCATAAGATTCACATATATCAACCTACAGAGATTATTTTACCTTCATCTTCGTTATTTCCAACTGTTTCAAAACTGGCAACCATTATAAAGCTTAACATTTCGGAGACTGTAAAAATTAGCGAAGcatcatcaaaatattttaattcaCAGGATGGGATATCGGTAATTAAAAACTATGTGATAGATAAGGATAGAGAAAAGACAATTATCGAGGAATTAATAGATAAGAGCTATGCATTGAGCGCTTCTGCTGCTTCTATAGCATATACTGATGACCTTATTGCCAAATCATCCAATGACGCCCTATTCAACTTTAGAAAGCTTAGAATAAGGTACGAAGGTACAGAAAATACAATGTTAATCGATCCAAAGACAATAAATGGGTTAGAATTAgttgaaaatataattgacAAGAGAGGGATGTCgttttggaaatttttaaatacTACTTGCACGAAGATGGGAGAAAGATCGTTAAGGAACAATATCTTACAACCATTGACTGACGAAAAAAGTATCATAATGAGACAAGAAGCAGTAAAAGAGTTACAAGGGGACGAAAAGCTTTTAGAACAATTAAGGAAACATATGAAGGTATATCAAGATCTAGATAGAATATTTGTCAAATTATTGTCAGTAAATCATAATGCCATTAAGGCAGAGCAAAAGATCAATTACGTGATCCTATTGAAAGACTCCTTAATTACCACACAAAGATTGAAGGCAATTCTGGAACCCATAGAATTTGAAAGCCGTCTGTTGCAAGAggtgaagaaaatattttttaatgaatcGATAACTGAGATTGAACAATGTATCAACAAATATATCAACGAAGATTGCATTTGGGCGTCGTCAAATTTAGAACTGAAGAACCAACAAACCTATGCTGTTAATGATAGTGCAAACAGCTTGTTAGAAATATCTCGCCAACTCTACAAGAATCTTATGAACGACATCATGGAAGAGATAGAAGGACTATCTAAAGAGTTTGACCTTCCTCTAGATTACAGCTTTGATTCAAATAGAGGCTTCTTCCtcaaaattaaaaaggGTGAAATAAATGATCTAAATTCTTTGCCAAATGAGTTTATAAATAAGATTTCGAAGAAAAACTTTATTGAATGTTGCACTCTTAacataatgaaaatgaatgtAAGActcaaagaaattatattgGAAATATCTTCAATCAGCGAACAAGTTGTTTTAGAGCTTTTAAACGAAGTTGTTAAGTACCTTTCTATCCTTTTCATGATATCAGAGGCAGTTTCAATCTTAGATTTACTTTGCTCTTTTGCATTTAAATCATTCAAGGAAAATTACTGCTTTCCAAAGTTTTCAACTAATCTATTTCTCAGACAATCAAGACATCCAATTCTGGAAACATTGATAAAAGGATTTGTTCCCAATGACATAGTAAGTACAAAGACAAGTTCAGCTGTCCAAATAATTACAGGGTGTAATAGAAGCGGCAAATCGGTATACCTGAAACAATTACCCTTACTTTGCATTATGTCGCAAATAGGCTCTCCTGTCCCAGCCGAATCGGCTATCGTCCCTATTTATAAAAAAGTCCATGCAAGGGTTTGCAATGATACGATGGAAATGAATAGTTCTACTTTTTCGTTTgaaatgaaagaaatggCTTATTTTTTGGATGACACTGATCAAGACACATTACTTATTATAGATGAACTTGGTAGAGGTTCAAGTATCGGTGACGGATTTTCGATTTCATTGGCCATTACTGAACATCTTATAGGAACAAAGGGTACCGTGCTTCTGTCCACACATTTCGAGGCCATCCCATCTATATTAGTAACAAGACCCAACGTTTTACATTTGCATATGCAAAGTCGAAATTTACCCGATAATTCAATCAGAATGAGTTATACTGTTGGAGGTCATGCTTCTAATATTGTCAATAATGCAATAAAGATGGTTTCGCCATACTTTGACCCAcatattattgaaaaggcATATATAATATCTGTGTTactaaaaaaaatagaagatGGATCCACTAGAGGAACTTTGACAGACATAGAGCGAAAAGAGAATCTAGAAACCTCAAAgcaaatgaagaaaattcaCATCATCGTGGAGGTACTAAAGGAAGTGATGACCGGAAATGAACCAATCTCATTAGCTTCTTTGAAAGCGATCCAGACAGATTTCATTGACACATTCCGGGAGTAA